From a region of the Desmodus rotundus isolate HL8 chromosome 7, HLdesRot8A.1, whole genome shotgun sequence genome:
- the TBC1D21 gene encoding TBC1 domain family member 21 isoform X2, protein MTTLSPENSLSARLSASFILGLHPFVRTEAWKFLTGYYSWQSSQDERLTVDSTRRKNYEALCQMYEKIQPLLENLHRNFIETRNNITYDIQKLYDKDPLGNVLIDKKRLEKILLLSYVCNTQAEYQQGFHEMVMLFQLMVEHDHETFWLFQFFLQKMEHSCVINIGVGKNLDMLGNLINFLDPVFAEHLKGKGAGAVQSLFPWFCLCFQRAFKSFDDVWRLWEVLLTGKPCRNFQVLVAYSLLQMVREQVLQEGMAGDDILLACNNLVDLDADELISAACLVYAELIQKDVPQLLKDFFL, encoded by the exons ATGACCACCCTCTCTCCCGAAAACAGCCTCTCTGCCAGGCTGTCGGCCTCCTTCATCCTG GGGCTGCACCCCTTCGTGAGGACGGAAGCCTGGAAGTTCCTCACAGGCTACTACTCCTGGCAGAGCTCCCAGGATGAGCGGCTCACAGTGGACAGCACAAGGAG GAAGAACTACGAGGCCTTATGCCAGATGTATGAGAAGATTCAGCCCCTTCTGGAAAACCTGCACCGGAACTTCATAGAGACTCGGAATAACATCA CATATGACATCCAGAAACTCTATGACAAAGACCCCCTGGGTAATGTCCTTATTgacaagaagaggctggagaagATCCTGCTCCTGAGTTATGTCTGCAACACCCAGGCAG AGTACCAGCAGGGCTTCCATGAGATGGTGATGCTTTTCCAGCTGATGGTGGAACATGACCATGAGACCTTCTGGCTTTTCCAGTTCTTCCTGCAGAAGATG GAGCACAGCTGTGTCATCAACATTGGGGTGGGCAAGAACCTAGACATGCTCGGCAACCTGATCAACTTCCTGGACCCTGTGTTTGCTGAACACCTAA AAGGAAAGGGTGCAGGGGCTGTGCAGTCCCTCTTCCCCTGGTTCTGCCTCTGCTTCCAGCGTGCTTTCAAGTCCTTCGACGACgtctggaggctctgggag GTTCTGCTGACTGGGAAGCCCTGCAGAAACTTCCAGGTGCTGGTGGCCTACAGCCTGCTGCAGATGGTGCGTGAGCAGGTCCTGCAGGAGGGCATGGCTGGTGATGACATCCTCCTG GCCTGCAACAACCTGGTCGACCTTGATGCCGACGAGCTGATCTCCGCTGCCTGTTTGGTTTATGCAGAGCTCATTCAGAAGGAT GTTCCTCAGCTGTTAAAGGATTTCTTTCTCTGA
- the TBC1D21 gene encoding TBC1 domain family member 21 isoform X1 gives MTTLSPENSLSARLSASFILVKKKPPIDKTEWDGFFDENGQLAKSRDFICVNILERGLHPFVRTEAWKFLTGYYSWQSSQDERLTVDSTRRKNYEALCQMYEKIQPLLENLHRNFIETRNNITYDIQKLYDKDPLGNVLIDKKRLEKILLLSYVCNTQAEYQQGFHEMVMLFQLMVEHDHETFWLFQFFLQKMEHSCVINIGVGKNLDMLGNLINFLDPVFAEHLKGKGAGAVQSLFPWFCLCFQRAFKSFDDVWRLWEVLLTGKPCRNFQVLVAYSLLQMVREQVLQEGMAGDDILLACNNLVDLDADELISAACLVYAELIQKDVPQLLKDFFL, from the exons ATGACCACCCTCTCTCCCGAAAACAGCCTCTCTGCCAGGCTGTCGGCCTCCTTCATCCTG GTGAAGAAGAAACCACCCATCGACAAGACAGAGTGGGATGGCTTCTTCGATGAGAACGGTCAGTTGGCCAAGTCACGAGACTTCATTTGTGTTAACATCTTGGAAAGG GGGCTGCACCCCTTCGTGAGGACGGAAGCCTGGAAGTTCCTCACAGGCTACTACTCCTGGCAGAGCTCCCAGGATGAGCGGCTCACAGTGGACAGCACAAGGAG GAAGAACTACGAGGCCTTATGCCAGATGTATGAGAAGATTCAGCCCCTTCTGGAAAACCTGCACCGGAACTTCATAGAGACTCGGAATAACATCA CATATGACATCCAGAAACTCTATGACAAAGACCCCCTGGGTAATGTCCTTATTgacaagaagaggctggagaagATCCTGCTCCTGAGTTATGTCTGCAACACCCAGGCAG AGTACCAGCAGGGCTTCCATGAGATGGTGATGCTTTTCCAGCTGATGGTGGAACATGACCATGAGACCTTCTGGCTTTTCCAGTTCTTCCTGCAGAAGATG GAGCACAGCTGTGTCATCAACATTGGGGTGGGCAAGAACCTAGACATGCTCGGCAACCTGATCAACTTCCTGGACCCTGTGTTTGCTGAACACCTAA AAGGAAAGGGTGCAGGGGCTGTGCAGTCCCTCTTCCCCTGGTTCTGCCTCTGCTTCCAGCGTGCTTTCAAGTCCTTCGACGACgtctggaggctctgggag GTTCTGCTGACTGGGAAGCCCTGCAGAAACTTCCAGGTGCTGGTGGCCTACAGCCTGCTGCAGATGGTGCGTGAGCAGGTCCTGCAGGAGGGCATGGCTGGTGATGACATCCTCCTG GCCTGCAACAACCTGGTCGACCTTGATGCCGACGAGCTGATCTCCGCTGCCTGTTTGGTTTATGCAGAGCTCATTCAGAAGGAT GTTCCTCAGCTGTTAAAGGATTTCTTTCTCTGA